The following coding sequences lie in one Glycine max cultivar Williams 82 chromosome 19, Glycine_max_v4.0, whole genome shotgun sequence genomic window:
- the LOC102668092 gene encoding uncharacterized protein — MAFGSWEQSYSYLSIWFTAAQHFIPGTIVKYKTSSSMEECDDNPPRVILNRVFWAFNPCIEGFKYCKPLVQVNETFLTGKYHGTLLTVIEQDGSRNNFSLVFAIVESETKEA; from the coding sequence ATGGCATTTGGAAGTTGGGAACAATCATATAGTTACTTGTCTATATGGTTCACAGCTGCTCAACACTTTATACCAGGTACCATAGTAAAATACAAAACTTCATCTTCAATGGAGGAATGTGACGATAACCCTCCTAGGGTGATTCTTAATCGTGTATTTTGGGCGTTTAATCCATGCATTGAAGGCTTCAAATATTGCAAGCCACTTGTGCAAGTAAATGAGACATTTTTAACTGGCAAATACCATGGTACTTTGTTGACTGTCATCGAACAAGATGGTAGTAGGAACAATTTTTCACTTGTTTTTGCAATTGTTGAGAGTGAGACTAAAGAAGCTTGA
- the LOC102668209 gene encoding protein MAIN-LIKE 2-like has translation METHTFHFPHEETTITLQDVALQLGLKIDGLPVTGFITGDVCVACQTLLGETPPDKYVKGKMIYLTWLRQNFQQLPVDADDVVIAQHARAHMMMIISSCLMSDTSGARVHFMDLLLLSNLTEASHYSWGATVLASFFRALDRAVKPDQTEIGGCLLLLQSWACDRIKCITPKIDHLSMEEVRQGLGFPLARRWSRPRTEPNIPTNSVRLIRIIFDKLDINEFLWAPYDTPEIRPLINDVEVSMIVRAKVPLICFAIVE, from the exons ATGGAGACACACACATTTCATTTTCCACATGAAGAGACAACCATTACTTTACAGGATGTGGCCCTACAGTTGGGCTTAAAGATTGATGGATTGCCGGTAACCGGTTTTATCACCGGCGATGTATGTGTTGCTTGTCAGACATTACTCGGGGAAACTCCACCTGATAAGTATGTAAAAGGTAAAATGATTTACCTAACTTGGTTACGGCAAAATTTTCAGCAACTTCCTGTTGATGCTGATGATGTTGTCATTGCACAACATGCTAGAGCTCATATGATGATGATTATAAGCAGTTGTTTGATGTCAGATACATCAGGTGCAAGAGTTCATTTTATGGATCttcttttattatcaaatttaactGAGGCAAGTCATTATAGTTGGGGTGCAACAGTATTAGCATCCTTTTTTCGAGCTCTAGATCGGGCTGTGAAGCCAGACCAAACTGAAATCGGTGGATGTTTGTTGTTGCTACAGTCATGGGCGTGCGACCGCATTAAATGTATTACCCCAAAGATAGATCACCTATCCATGGAAGAAGTACGACAAGGACTCGGATTTCCTCTTGCACGAAGGTGGTCTCGTCCAAGGACCGAACCAAATATTCCAACCAATTCAGTGAGATTGATACGCATCATATTTGATAAACTAGATATTAATGAG TTCTTGTGGGCTCCTTATGACACACCAGAAATAAGGCCATTAATTAATGATGTAGAGGTATCAATGATTGTTCGAGCAAAAGTCCCTCTTATATGTTTTGCAATTGTCGAATGA